The nucleotide window ACCGGCGAAGACGATTACGGTGTATTGCTTATAGAGCAACTGCAACTTATCCCAGTTTGCACCGCCGCTATAACCAGCAGCCCCAATCAGACCGTTCCAAGCCAGTGCCGATAGAGCGCCAAAGAAAATCGTTTGCCCGACTGGCATTTTTGCAATCCCTGCCGCCAAAAAGAAAAAAGCACGCAGCATCGGCAAAAAGCGATTGAGCGCCAAGTACATCGGCCCTTGTTTTTGGAAACGTTGCTTCAACACCTCGATGGCGCGCCGACTTTTGGGATGGCTCACCCAAGCATCAAGCCGTGTATCGCTCGCCAC belongs to Myxococcales bacterium and includes:
- a CDS encoding DedA family protein: MMDSLLDWLRSNESYYAYLVLAASASIEYIIPPFPGDTVTLFGVFLCVTAGYRLWWVYLVITAGSVAGGMLSYGAGRWLVASDTRLDAWVSHPKSRRAIEVLKQRFQKQGPMYLALNRFLPMLRAFFFLAAGIAKMPVGQTIFFGALSALAWNGLIGAAGYSGGANWDKLQLLYKQYTVIVFAGLVLALLVWLLVRKLRSEH